From one Rhizobium rosettiformans genomic stretch:
- a CDS encoding cytochrome ubiquinol oxidase subunit I: MFEHFDAQLLARIQFAFTVSFHIIFPAFSIGLASYLAVLEGLYLWKKDKVYLELFDFWKTIFAVAFGMGVVSGIVMSYQFGTNWSVFSDKAGPVIGPLMGYEVLTAFFLEAGFLGVMLFGRNRVGPGLHFFATLMVAFGTLISATWILSVNSWMQTPDGFAMNDVGQFVPVDWWKIVFNPSFPYRLVHMVIAAYLTTAFVVGAVGAWHLVKRTAPRRAGKMFSMAMWMAAIVAPIQIFAGDMHGLNTLEYQPVKVMAMEGHFESHPEGAPLILFGIPDQDEQRIDYAVQIPKLSSLILKHDLNAPLDGLDTVPRELQPPVAIVFWSFRVMIAIGFAMLGVGLFSLWCRWKGTLYSNGWLHRAALVMGPSGFVAVLAGWITTEVGRQPYTVYGHLLTADSISPIAAPAVAASLIAFIVVYFIVFGAGTFYILRLMGRLPRDPLPDLDDGPIRSSGITPAAQPGHHGGRHAH, encoded by the coding sequence ATGTTCGAGCACTTCGACGCGCAACTCCTGGCACGCATACAGTTTGCCTTTACCGTATCGTTCCACATCATTTTTCCGGCCTTTTCGATCGGCCTTGCGAGCTATCTCGCGGTGCTTGAAGGCCTCTATCTCTGGAAGAAGGACAAGGTCTATCTGGAGCTTTTCGACTTCTGGAAGACCATCTTCGCGGTCGCCTTCGGCATGGGGGTCGTCTCGGGCATCGTCATGTCCTATCAGTTCGGTACCAACTGGTCGGTGTTCTCCGACAAGGCGGGACCGGTCATCGGTCCCCTGATGGGCTACGAAGTCCTCACCGCCTTTTTCCTCGAGGCAGGCTTTCTCGGCGTCATGCTGTTCGGTCGTAACCGGGTCGGGCCGGGGCTGCACTTCTTCGCGACGCTGATGGTCGCCTTCGGGACACTGATCTCGGCCACCTGGATCCTCTCGGTCAATTCCTGGATGCAGACGCCTGATGGTTTTGCCATGAATGATGTCGGCCAGTTCGTGCCTGTTGATTGGTGGAAGATCGTCTTCAATCCGTCCTTTCCCTATCGCCTCGTTCATATGGTCATCGCCGCCTATCTGACCACTGCCTTCGTCGTCGGCGCTGTCGGAGCCTGGCATCTCGTCAAGCGCACGGCGCCGCGCCGCGCCGGCAAGATGTTCTCCATGGCCATGTGGATGGCGGCGATCGTTGCGCCCATCCAGATCTTTGCCGGCGACATGCACGGCCTCAACACGCTGGAGTATCAACCGGTCAAGGTGATGGCCATGGAGGGCCATTTCGAAAGCCATCCCGAGGGCGCGCCGCTGATCCTGTTCGGGATCCCGGACCAGGACGAGCAGCGGATCGACTATGCGGTGCAGATCCCGAAACTCTCCAGCCTGATCCTCAAGCACGACCTCAATGCACCGCTCGATGGTCTGGATACTGTGCCGCGCGAGCTACAGCCCCCGGTCGCCATCGTCTTCTGGTCTTTCCGCGTGATGATCGCCATCGGCTTTGCGATGCTGGGTGTCGGTCTCTTCTCGCTCTGGTGTCGCTGGAAGGGCACGCTCTATTCGAACGGATGGCTGCACCGCGCGGCCCTCGTCATGGGCCCCTCCGGTTTTGTCGCTGTGCTCGCCGGTTGGATCACCACGGAGGTCGGACGCCAGCCCTATACGGTCTATGGCCATCTGCTGACCGCCGACTCGATCTCGCCGATTGCAGCGCCTGCGGTCGCGGCCTCGCTGATCGCCTTCATCGTGGTCTACTTCATCGTCTTCGGTGCCGGCACCTTTTACATCCTGCGCCTGATGGGCCGCCTGCCGCGGGATCCCTTGCCGGATCTCGACGATGGCCCGATCCGCTCGTCCGGCATCACGCCGGCCGCTCAGCCTGGACACCATGGAGGCAGACATGCCCATTGA
- the serA gene encoding phosphoglycerate dehydrogenase, with product MAPRVLVSDELSETAVQIFRDRGVEVDFQPKLGKDKEKLAEIIGNYDGLAIRSATKATEKLIAAATNLKVIGRAGIGVDNVDIPAASKRGIIVMNTPFGNSITTAEHAIALMFAVARQIPQADVSTQAGKWEKSKFMGVEITGKTLGVIGAGNIGGIVCKKAIGLGMHVLAYDPFLSTERAQEMGVTKVELDELLAKADFITLHVPMTDKTRGILSKDALAKTKKGVRIINCARGGLVDEAALADAIKSGHVAGAGFDVFEVEPATESPLFGLPNVVCTPHLGASTTEAQENVALQVAEQMSDYLMKGAVSNAINMPSITAEEAPILKPFIRLADVLGSFAGQMTENPIKEIEILYDGVTSGMNTKALTSALLAGLIRPQVADVNMVSAPIMIKEKGVIVSEVKRDKTGVYDGYIKLTVTTEKQTRSVAGTVFSDGKPRFIQIKGINMDADVGQNMIYISNTDVPGMIGFMGTTLGNAKVNIANFQLGRDKEGGDAIALLYVDGPVEQAVLDQLTANPAVKQAKPLVFNVD from the coding sequence ATGGCACCTCGCGTTCTCGTATCCGACGAATTGTCTGAAACCGCCGTCCAGATCTTCCGCGATCGCGGCGTTGAAGTGGATTTCCAGCCGAAGCTCGGCAAGGACAAGGAAAAGCTTGCCGAAATCATCGGCAATTATGATGGTCTCGCCATCCGCTCCGCCACCAAGGCGACGGAAAAGCTGATCGCTGCCGCCACCAACCTCAAGGTCATCGGCCGCGCCGGCATCGGTGTCGACAATGTCGATATCCCGGCTGCCTCCAAGCGCGGCATCATCGTGATGAACACGCCTTTCGGCAACTCGATCACGACGGCCGAACACGCCATCGCCCTGATGTTTGCCGTCGCCCGCCAGATCCCGCAGGCCGACGTCTCGACCCAGGCCGGCAAGTGGGAAAAGTCGAAGTTCATGGGTGTCGAAATCACCGGCAAGACGCTCGGTGTCATCGGTGCGGGCAATATCGGCGGCATCGTCTGCAAGAAGGCGATCGGCCTTGGCATGCATGTGCTGGCCTATGACCCCTTCCTGTCGACCGAGCGCGCCCAGGAAATGGGCGTCACCAAGGTCGAGCTCGACGAGCTGCTCGCCAAGGCAGACTTCATCACCCTGCATGTGCCGATGACCGACAAGACCCGCGGTATCCTCTCGAAGGACGCGCTTGCCAAGACCAAGAAGGGTGTTCGCATCATCAACTGCGCCCGCGGCGGTCTGGTTGACGAGGCGGCTCTCGCAGACGCCATCAAGTCCGGCCATGTGGCTGGCGCCGGCTTCGACGTCTTCGAAGTCGAGCCCGCGACCGAAAGCCCGCTTTTCGGCCTGCCGAACGTCGTCTGCACGCCGCATCTCGGCGCCTCGACCACGGAAGCCCAGGAGAACGTAGCTCTGCAGGTCGCCGAGCAGATGTCCGACTATCTGATGAAGGGTGCCGTTTCGAACGCCATCAACATGCCGTCGATCACGGCCGAGGAAGCGCCGATCCTGAAGCCGTTCATCCGTCTCGCCGACGTGCTCGGCTCGTTTGCCGGCCAGATGACCGAGAATCCGATCAAGGAAATCGAGATCCTCTATGACGGCGTGACCTCGGGCATGAACACCAAGGCGCTGACTTCGGCGCTTCTCGCCGGTCTCATCCGCCCGCAGGTGGCCGACGTCAACATGGTTTCTGCCCCGATCATGATCAAGGAAAAGGGCGTGATTGTCTCGGAAGTGAAGCGCGACAAGACCGGCGTCTATGACGGTTACATCAAGCTCACCGTCACCACCGAGAAGCAGACCCGCTCGGTGGCCGGCACCGTCTTCTCCGATGGCAAGCCGCGCTTCATCCAGATCAAGGGCATCAACATGGATGCCGATGTCGGTCAGAACATGATCTACATCTCCAACACCGACGTTCCCGGCATGATCGGCTTCATGGGCACGACGCTTGGCAATGCCAAGGTCAATATCGCGAACTTCCAGCTCGGTCGCGACAAGGAAGGCGGCGATGCCATCGCTCTTCTGTATGTCGACGGTCCCGTCGAGCAGGCGGTTCTCGACCAGCTGACCGCCAATCCGGCCGTCAAGCAGGCCAAGCCGCTGGTGTTCAACGTCGACTGA